One genomic window of Vibrio mangrovi includes the following:
- a CDS encoding electron transport complex subunit E, which yields MSKEIHYRSIISNGLWDNNIVLKQILALCPLLAVTSSATNGLGLGLATMVVMIVSNALNSLAKDIISQTVRIPVNVIIIATLVTLTDALLNAYLHSLHKVLGLFIPLIVTNCAILGRVEAFASRSAFLPSVTDGLFMGLGFTWVLTALGAIREIIGSGTLFSHASLLLGSWASFLETTVFPDYRGLLLVILPPGGFLILGLVFALKQKLESISLRTTQQVIVSAEEQS from the coding sequence ATGAGTAAAGAAATCCATTATCGTTCAATCATCAGCAATGGTTTGTGGGATAACAATATTGTCCTCAAACAAATTCTGGCGCTGTGTCCACTGCTGGCCGTTACCAGTAGCGCCACCAACGGACTTGGCCTTGGGCTGGCAACCATGGTGGTAATGATCGTATCCAATGCACTGAATTCACTGGCAAAAGATATCATCAGCCAGACGGTTCGCATTCCAGTGAATGTCATTATTATTGCGACACTGGTGACGTTAACCGATGCATTGCTGAATGCTTATCTGCATTCACTCCATAAAGTGCTCGGACTCTTCATCCCGCTGATTGTGACCAACTGTGCCATTCTTGGCCGGGTTGAAGCATTCGCCAGCCGTTCGGCATTTTTACCTTCAGTGACCGATGGTTTATTTATGGGACTGGGCTTTACCTGGGTTCTGACAGCTTTGGGGGCGATTCGGGAGATCATCGGCAGTGGAACGCTGTTCAGCCATGCCAGTTTATTGCTCGGCTCATGGGCATCATTTTTAGAAACTACAGTGTTTCCGGACTACCGGGGATTACTGCTGGTTATCCTGCCTCCCGGAGGTTTTCTGATACTGGGGCTGGTTTTCGCGCTGAAACAGAAGCTTGAATCAATCTCTCTCAGAACAACTCAGCAGGTCATTGTCAGTGCGGAGGAACAATCATGA
- a CDS encoding RnfABCDGE type electron transport complex subunit D, whose product MIQYEAVAGPFGHSANSSTRIMYTVILTLLPACLFGVLQFGLHGLYVLLSSCIAAVMAEWFCLLLMKKRLLACMDGSAILTGLLLAMSLPPAFPLTLTVFGSVFAVVLGKQIYGGLGQNLFNPAMLARVMLLICFPVEMTQWIDPTPIDFSHNQVTVPATWLHFDGMSSATALSPENHTALPWMDLALGNQSGSLGETCALLILCGGLYLLYRRIIHWAIPVTFFIGLGVPALLAHLFNPEHYLPFWTQWTSGGAILGAFYIATDLVTSPTSIRGQILYGLGCGFLVWLIRTFGSYPEGVAFAVLLMNAASPVIDYYLRPNIFGSNNASAREK is encoded by the coding sequence ATGATTCAATATGAAGCCGTTGCCGGACCTTTCGGTCATAGTGCCAATTCCAGTACCCGAATCATGTACACCGTTATTCTGACGCTGCTGCCAGCCTGTCTCTTTGGTGTATTACAGTTCGGTCTTCATGGACTGTATGTCCTGCTTTCCAGCTGTATCGCCGCGGTTATGGCTGAATGGTTTTGCCTGCTGCTGATGAAAAAACGACTGCTTGCCTGCATGGATGGATCGGCTATTCTGACCGGCTTACTACTCGCTATGAGTTTACCCCCGGCATTTCCGCTGACTCTGACGGTGTTTGGTAGTGTTTTTGCTGTTGTACTCGGCAAACAGATTTATGGCGGGTTAGGGCAGAACCTGTTTAATCCTGCCATGCTGGCCCGGGTGATGCTGTTAATCTGTTTCCCGGTAGAAATGACTCAATGGATCGATCCGACACCGATTGATTTCAGCCACAACCAGGTGACTGTCCCTGCAACATGGCTGCACTTTGATGGAATGAGTTCAGCAACAGCACTCAGCCCGGAGAATCACACAGCTCTGCCATGGATGGATCTGGCTTTAGGGAACCAGTCCGGCAGTCTGGGAGAAACATGTGCGTTACTGATTCTATGTGGTGGTTTGTATTTACTTTACCGGCGCATCATTCACTGGGCGATTCCCGTCACTTTCTTCATCGGCCTTGGTGTACCGGCGTTACTGGCTCATCTGTTCAATCCAGAGCACTACCTGCCTTTCTGGACTCAGTGGACCTCTGGCGGAGCCATACTTGGAGCCTTTTATATCGCAACTGATCTGGTGACATCCCCAACCAGTATTCGGGGACAGATTCTTTATGGACTGGGTTGTGGTTTTCTGGTGTGGCTGATTCGTACTTTCGGTAGCTACCCTGAAGGTGTCGCATTTGCAGTACTACTCATGAATGCAGCCAGCCCGGTCATTGATTACTACCTCCGACCTAATATTTTCGGCAGCAATAACGCCTCTGCCAGGGAGAAATAA
- a CDS encoding RnfABCDGE type electron transport complex subunit G: MRQLIEKWKNYAAYQSGLLAVVCGIAAILLVTAQWLTQPVIAQRIAEDQNALLHAVLNGKSYSNSVFSQGETINFEGSSFDLFPVKNDTGSVIAWVIRGEQEGYSGPIRYLVGVDTRGEILGVRIISHSETPGLGDKIERMKSSWILGFNHRSLTNTPLWAVKKDGGDFDQFTGATITPRSVVKGVHKALQALAHQKENGHE, encoded by the coding sequence ATGAGGCAATTGATTGAAAAATGGAAAAATTATGCTGCTTATCAGTCCGGACTTCTGGCAGTTGTCTGTGGGATTGCTGCAATACTGCTGGTTACAGCTCAGTGGCTGACACAACCGGTAATTGCTCAGCGTATCGCGGAAGATCAAAATGCGCTTCTGCACGCGGTCCTGAATGGGAAGTCATACAGCAACTCAGTGTTTTCTCAGGGTGAAACTATCAATTTTGAGGGGTCGTCATTTGATCTTTTCCCGGTAAAAAACGATACCGGAAGCGTGATTGCCTGGGTCATCAGAGGAGAACAGGAAGGCTACAGTGGCCCGATCCGTTATCTGGTCGGGGTCGATACCCGTGGCGAGATTCTGGGCGTCAGAATTATCAGTCACAGTGAAACTCCCGGTCTGGGAGACAAAATCGAACGGATGAAAAGTTCATGGATACTTGGATTCAATCACCGTTCACTTACCAATACACCACTCTGGGCCGTTAAAAAGGATGGGGGAGATTTCGATCAGTTCACCGGTGCGACAATCACCCCACGTAGCGTGGTAAAAGGTGTTCATAAAGCATTGCAGGCGCTGGCGCATCAGAAGGAGAACGGTCATGAGTAA
- the rsxC gene encoding electron transport complex subunit RsxC, whose translation MLSFFRQPFRGGIHPKTYKELTNDRRIDTDFWPRQIYLPLQLRNGARLKPLVGIGDQVFRGQTLAVGKTDMIAPVHASVNGIVTAVTELLTTHPARIKCETLVIRANDDRNWGIDYRAGSIRHLSSEIIIARIKAAGIVGLGGAGFPTAAKLSFARTANVNTLIINGGECEPYLTCDDLVMQSHASEIISGIQFMLTASGAQQAIVGIEDNKPEAFDAMLHAADGISNIQIRQVPSVYPMGSEKHLIKTLTGKEVPAGGLSTHIGIVVNNIGTARAVYHAVRFQRPLTQRVVTVSGKGINQPQNIEVPIGTPVNEIISYCGGLNESTERLIFGGPMMGQVIPSLQVAVDKTVSGILALTDEEVYTDNKHQQCIRCGQCVRACPMHLMPFQIAGYTRVSDFKRAEELGVENCLSCGACSYVCPSSIPLVQYFMHAKGVIHANRLTEKKAAQAKALTEARQQRLEQEALAKKAAQSARRRPARQPSPAGASSTVTTARPSRPPRPVRVVHHEEEKQS comes from the coding sequence ATGCTGAGTTTTTTCAGACAACCTTTTCGCGGTGGTATTCACCCGAAAACATATAAAGAACTGACTAATGACCGCCGTATTGATACTGATTTCTGGCCACGTCAAATCTATCTGCCGCTTCAGTTGCGTAATGGTGCGCGCCTGAAACCTCTGGTTGGTATCGGCGATCAGGTTTTCCGGGGACAGACATTGGCAGTCGGCAAAACGGATATGATTGCGCCGGTCCATGCATCAGTCAATGGTATTGTCACCGCAGTAACCGAACTGCTGACCACTCATCCGGCCAGAATAAAGTGCGAAACACTGGTAATCCGGGCCAATGACGATCGCAACTGGGGCATTGATTATCGTGCGGGAAGTATTCGTCATCTCAGTAGTGAGATTATCATTGCCCGTATTAAAGCGGCCGGGATTGTCGGACTCGGTGGTGCCGGCTTTCCGACTGCGGCAAAACTCTCCTTTGCCCGTACCGCTAATGTCAACACACTGATAATCAACGGTGGTGAGTGTGAACCGTATTTAACCTGCGATGATCTGGTCATGCAAAGCCATGCCAGTGAAATTATCAGTGGTATTCAGTTTATGCTCACAGCCAGTGGTGCACAGCAGGCAATCGTCGGTATTGAAGACAACAAACCCGAGGCATTTGACGCAATGCTTCATGCGGCTGATGGCATCAGCAATATTCAGATCCGTCAGGTTCCGAGTGTTTATCCGATGGGCTCGGAAAAACACCTAATCAAAACACTGACCGGGAAAGAAGTCCCTGCCGGTGGTTTATCAACTCATATTGGCATTGTTGTGAACAACATCGGGACGGCCAGAGCCGTATATCATGCTGTCCGCTTTCAGCGTCCTTTAACTCAGCGTGTCGTAACTGTTTCCGGTAAAGGAATCAACCAGCCACAAAATATTGAAGTGCCGATAGGAACCCCGGTCAATGAAATCATTAGTTACTGCGGTGGCCTGAATGAATCGACTGAACGGCTGATTTTCGGCGGCCCGATGATGGGACAGGTGATTCCATCATTACAGGTTGCTGTCGATAAAACCGTTAGCGGTATTCTCGCCCTGACCGATGAAGAAGTGTACACCGACAATAAACATCAGCAGTGTATCCGGTGTGGTCAGTGTGTCCGGGCCTGTCCGATGCATCTGATGCCGTTTCAGATTGCCGGATACACCAGAGTTTCTGATTTTAAACGGGCTGAGGAATTAGGCGTAGAGAACTGCCTTTCCTGTGGTGCCTGTAGCTATGTCTGTCCTTCTTCGATTCCGCTGGTGCAATACTTTATGCATGCCAAAGGCGTCATTCATGCGAATCGCCTGACTGAAAAGAAAGCAGCCCAGGCCAAAGCCTTAACAGAAGCCCGCCAACAACGTCTTGAGCAGGAAGCGTTAGCCAAAAAAGCAGCGCAGTCAGCCCGGCGGCGTCCGGCGCGCCAGCCTTCACCCGCAGGCGCTTCCTCAACTGTGACAACAGCCCGACCTTCGCGTCCGCCAAGACCGGTTCGTGTCGTCCATCATGAAGAGGAGAAACAGTCATGA